The following proteins are encoded in a genomic region of Triticum dicoccoides isolate Atlit2015 ecotype Zavitan chromosome 1B, WEW_v2.0, whole genome shotgun sequence:
- the LOC119329097 gene encoding uncharacterized protein LOC119329097, producing the protein MEPGLARRLWHVVLAVCHMLRRGLCRKRLMMDLHLLLGRGKLAGRALRGLLAQPATAHGHGHRISSSSTSAMASFYGHHARAVEFSCTTTPSYPQYYGLFPFKSRGGRSGGGRGTARDDYGGLDAAAVARAFEMMSADVESGRATPAVAGMATATPSPMVAWILGRSPAGVRRLRVTDSPFPVVPEDGNSGSNERVDAEADDFIRRFYEQLRIQHSIAIPEC; encoded by the coding sequence ATGGAGCCTGGGCTGGCGCGGCGGCTGTGGCACGTTGTGCTCGCCGTGTGCCACATGCTGCGCCGCGGACTCTGCCGCAAGCGGCTCATGATGGACCTGCACCTCCTCCTCGGCCGCGGCAAGCTCGCCGGTCGCGCGCTTCGCGGCCTCCTAGCCCAACCCGCCACGGCCCATGGCCATGGCCACcgcatctcctcctcctccacttccGCCATGGCGTCGTTCTACGGACACCACGCGCGGGCGGTGGAGTTCAGctgcaccaccacgccgtcgtacccGCAGTACTACGGGCTCTTCCCCTTTAAGAGCCGCGGCGGGCGCAGCGGAGGCGGTCGGGGCACCGCCCGCGACGACTACGGAGGCCTGGATGCCGCTGCGGTGGCGCGGGCGTTCGAGATGATGAGCGCCGACGTGGAGTCCGGAAGAGCCACGCCGGCGGTGGCAGGGATGGCGACGGCGACGCCATCACCGATGGTGGCATGGATCCTGGGCCGCAGCCCCGCTGGTGTCCGGCGGCTGCGCGTCACCGACTCGCCGTTCCCGGTCGTGCCGGAGGACGGCAACAGCGGCAGCAACGAGCGCGTGGACGCCGAGGCCGACGACTTCATCAGGAGGTTTTACGAGCAGCTACGGATCCAGCACTCGATCGCCATCCCGGAGTGCTAG